From a single Aquarana catesbeiana isolate 2022-GZ linkage group LG09, ASM4218655v1, whole genome shotgun sequence genomic region:
- the RPL10 gene encoding large ribosomal subunit protein uL16: MGRRPARCYRYCKNKPYPKSRFCRGVPDPKIRIFDLGRKKAKVDEFPLCGHMVSDEYEQLSSEALEAARICANKYMVKSCGKDGFHIRVRLHPFHVIRINKMLSCAGADRLQTGMRGAFGKPQGTVARVHIGQVIMSIRTKTQNKEHVIEALRRAKFKFPGRQKIHISKKWGFTKFNAEDFENMVAEKRLVPDGCGVKYMPSRGPLDKWRALHAE, encoded by the exons ATGGGCCGCAGACCCGCTCGCTG TTACAGATACTGCAAAAACAAGCCCTACCCAAAGTCCCGCTTCTGTAGGGGTGTCCCAG ATCCCAAAATCAGAATTTTTGACTTGGGTCGTAAGAAGGCGAAGGTGGACGAATTCCCACTATGTGGTCACATGGTCTCCGATGAGTACGAGCAGCTGTCATCTGAAG CTCTTGAAGCTGCCCGTATCTGTGCCAACAAGTACATGGTGAAGAGTTGCGGCAAGGATGGCTTTCACATCAGAGTGCGTCTCCACCCGTTCCATGTCATCCGCATTAACAAAATGTTATCCTGCGCTGGGGCTGATAG GCTCCAGACTGGAATGCGTGGTGCTTTTGGGAAACCTCAGGGCACAGTGGCCAGAGTTCACATTGGACAGGTCATTATGTCCATCCGCACCAAGACCCAAAACAAGGAGCATGTGATTGAAGCTCTGCGCAGAGCCAAGTTCAAGTTCCCTGGCCGCCAGAAG ATTCACATTTCCAAAAAGTGGGGATTCACAAAGTTCAATGCTGAAGACTTTGAGAACATGGTGGCTGAGAAGCGTCTTGTTCCTGATGGCTGCGGCGTCAAGTACATGCCTAGCCGGGGCCCTCTGGATAAGTGGAGGGCACTGCATGCTGAATGA